Proteins encoded within one genomic window of Argiope bruennichi chromosome 7, qqArgBrue1.1, whole genome shotgun sequence:
- the LOC129975010 gene encoding uncharacterized protein LOC129975010: protein MQKLTQLGDFPVEVTPHRTLNFSRGVISDLDLFDCSENELIQELHSQKVCAAHRIKIKRNGSFIPTKHVILTFSSPELPKFIRAGYIQSKVKPYIPNPLRCFKCQRFGHSQGTCRGNRRCAKCSADDHETSVCSTQTFKCLNCSGSHPAYSRDCPKWKTEKEIQNRTPKPGLTYSAAISSTLKCTSSQTDFTDINTLKTCSCKHSALESVKSNNVQKTENNRNSVSTTKKSSQPVSQSKDSEFSLTRFAKKKRKKTKSPPSAKTSDNEVPPKPPDPSDIPITSDSILAICPSTSDISDVEMDNFPNKSPPGGPA from the exons ATGCAGAAATTAACACAACTTGGAGACTTCCCTGTAGAGGTGACTCCTCACAGGACACTGAATTTTTCTCGGGGAGTCATCTCCGATTTAGATCTTTTTGACTGTTCGGAGAATGAACTCATTCAGGAATTACATTCCCAAAAAGTTTGTGCAgctcatcgcataaaaattaaacgcAATGGTTCATTCATTCCAACAAAACATGTCATTCTAACTTTCAGTAGCCCGGAACTTCCAAAATTTATACGTGCTGGCTATATACAATCCAAAGTTAAACCATATATACCAAATCCTCTGCGTTGTTTTAAATGTCAGAGATTCGGACATTCGCAGGGAACTTGTCGTGGCAACCGTCGATGTGCCAAATGTTCAGCTGATGATCATGAAACTTCAGTTTGTAGCACACAGaccttcaaatgtttaaactgctCTGGGTCCCATCCTGCGTATTCTCGTGACTGTCCTAAATggaaaacggaaaaagaaattcaaa ACAGAACACCCAAACCTGGCCTTACTTATAGTGCCGCCATAAGTTCAACATTGAAATGCACTAGTTCTCAGACCGACTTTACAGATATTAATACATTGAAAACCTGCTCCTGTAAACATTCAGCTCTTGAATCAGTAAAGAGCAATAACGtacaaaaaactgaaaataatcgaaattcaGTCTCTACTACTAAAAAATCTTCTCAACCCGTTTCTCAATCTAaagattcagaattttctttaactcGTTTCGCTAAGAAGaaacgaaagaaaacaaaatctccTCCAAGTGCCAAAACATCTGACAATGAAGTCCCTCCTAAACCTCCAGATCCTTCTGATATACCGATTACTTCAGACTCTATCTTAGCAATTTGTCCATCTACATCTGATATATCTGATGTAGAAATGGATAATTTTCCTAATAAATCGCCTCCAGGCGGCCCTGCGtaa
- the LOC129975016 gene encoding uncharacterized protein LOC129975016, whose amino-acid sequence MTRNPTEKYLKPWDMLYALPPWDIPEISYLNPFLAYDKSTTSSVVFQQLFLYHRNEYSTHIPVFTDGSKTAHQVGCAVVIAEDTGSFQLSTLCSVLTAELMAIMIALEKISNLTYHKFCIYSDSMSALEALSHPHTKTHPLAVDILHLWRDLQAQNYQILFCWLPGHVGIVGNESADAAAKTASTSLQRAIPLTSLCGR is encoded by the exons atgactcggaatccaacAGAAAAGTATCTCAAACCCTGGGATATGCTTTATGCTTTgccaccctgggatatcccagAAATATCATATCTTAACCCTTTTCTCGCTTATGACAAGTCTACCACTTCATCTGTTgtctttcaacaactttttctATATCACCGCAATGAATATTCTACACACATTCCTgtttttacggatggctcaaaGACAGCTCATCAAGTAGGTTGTGCTGTCGTCATTGCTGAGGACACAGGCAGCTTTCAGTTGAGTACTTTGTGTTCAGTTTTAACTGCTGAACTAATGGCAATTATGATtgctcttgaaaaaatttctaacctCACTTACcacaaattctgcatttattctgaTAGTATGAGTGCTCTGGAGGCCCTCAGCCATCCTCATACTAAAACACATCCACTAGCTGTAGATATCCTACATCTTTGGAGAGATTTGCAAGCTCagaactaccaaattttattttgttggttacCTGGCCATGTTGGCATTGTTGGCAATGAATCTGCTGATGCTGCAGCAAAGACAGCATCCACTTCTCTACAACGAGCTATTCC CCTGACATCACTTTGTGGCCGGTAG